From the Chitinivorax sp. B genome, the window CGCAGTCATCGTCGGTCAATTTGGCTTTGAGCACTTCATTGAAGTCGTCAATTTGCGTTGTCGCTTTGACTCGGAAACTGCCATCACGATCTTGCATGATGTTGTCGTCTGGCTCATCGTAGTCGTATTCATCTTCGATATCGCCAACAATCTGCTCCATTACGTCTTCGATCGTGACCAAGCCTGCAACGCCACCATATTCATCGACCACAATGGCAATATGATTGCGGCTGGTACGGAAATCACGTAACAACACATTCAGACGCTTGGATTCGGGAATAAAAATGGCTGGACGTAACTCGTCGCGCACATTGAAGTCTTCCCCTGCGTAATAGCGCAATAGATCCTTTGCCAACAAAATGCCAATCACGTTGTCCTTGTCCTTATCCACAACAGGAAAACGAGAGTGTGCAGTTTCAATCACGAAGGGAATGAATTTTTCCGGCGGATCGCCAATATCGATCACATCCATCTGGCTACGCGGGATCATGATATCCCGCACTTGAATGTCAGAGACCTGCAATACACCCTCAATCATAGCCAGTGCATCGGCATCCATCAGGTTGCGCTCAAACGCGCCGTGCAGCAGATCCAGTAATTGCTCGCGGTCTTCCGGCTCGCGCATCAACAACGAGCTGAGCCGTTCAAGCCATCTCGGTTTCGAGGGCTCGTCCATTTAACTTATTGATCCTCTTTAATTTGATAAGGGTTATCGTAGCCCAGTTTCGTGACAATCTGCGTCTCCAATGCCTCCATTCCTTCGGCTTCATCATCTGTTTCATGGTCATAGCCTTGCAGATGAAGCACACCATGTACAACC encodes:
- a CDS encoding transporter associated domain-containing protein: MDEPSKPRWLERLSSLLMREPEDREQLLDLLHGAFERNLMDADALAMIEGVLQVSDIQVRDIMIPRSQMDVIDIGDPPEKFIPFVIETAHSRFPVVDKDKDNVIGILLAKDLLRYYAGEDFNVRDELRPAIFIPESKRLNVLLRDFRTSRNHIAIVVDEYGGVAGLVTIEDVMEQIVGDIEDEYDYDEPDDNIMQDRDGSFRVKATTQIDDFNEVLKAKLTDDDCDTVGGLVVKHLGHMPKRGEAVEFGNLRFEVLRADSRRVHSLLVTRSSET